The following proteins are encoded in a genomic region of Triticum dicoccoides isolate Atlit2015 ecotype Zavitan chromosome 1B, WEW_v2.0, whole genome shotgun sequence:
- the LOC119342576 gene encoding poly [ADP-ribose] polymerase tankyrase-1-like, protein MRRPTSPRRSAQLPHLLRRPRPALAASPPASSPPCDALAGGALVPSQPTSAAMVPAALPPHSRAARPRGGYGQPPQRPRPFPSFPRRPWIHGGTPASRCVLERGGRRAASSQRGQAPWPAEEHRGAARLLGSALSPTTIASDETPGNGIEPSHVRSHRHVPCRSVGSLMQYPTSSSLGRAVRRGPLIFRLRPVQPPPKIWCESGVFWCSTTCRG, encoded by the exons ATGCGCAGGCCGACCTCCCCCCGGCGCTCTGCCCAACTGCCCCACCTTCTCCGGCGCCCCCGCCCCGCCCTCGCCGCCTCCCCGCCCGCGAGCAGCCCGCCTTGCGACGCGCTAGCCGGAGGGGCACTCGTTCCGAGCCAACCCACCAGCGCCGCCATGGTCCCGGCCGCCCTCCCGCCCCACTCCCGAGCGGCGCGTCCTCGCGGTGGATATGGACAACCACCACAGCGGCCTCGCCCGTTCCCCTCCTTCCCCCGACGCCCATGGATCCATGGTGGCACCCCCGCCTCCCGATGTGTGCTGGAGCGAGGTGGCCGGCGAGCTGCCTCCTCCCAGCGTGGTCAGGCTCCATGGCCAGCGGAAGAACATCGCGGTGCTGCCCGGCTGCTCGGCTCCGCCCTATCCCCCACAACCATAGCCTCCGACGAGACTCCAGGCAACGGGATCGAGCCATCCCATGTCAGATCCCACCGCCATGTTCCCTGCAG GTCAGTTGGATCGCTGATGCAGTACCCAACCAGCTCATCCCTTGGCCGTGCAGTTCGCCGTGGACCACTGATTTTTCGGCTTCGTCCGGTCCAGCCACCTCCAAAAATTTGGTGTGAATCGGGTGTGTTTTGGTGCAGTACGACGTGTAGAGGTTGA